The following nucleotide sequence is from Candidatus Spechtbacterales bacterium.
TAATATGGAAGGCGTGTCCATACCTTTGAAATCTGTAAAGATAACAACTTTAGATGCCTCTAATTCTTTGCTTATATCTTTTACTACTTCTTCTTTTTTTTGTCTGGTAATTGCCATAGTTTTACTTGCTACGCTCGTAAAAATGGTTATATAGCTACATTGTTAGGTGGTTAAGGTTTAAAAATCAACCATTTAGCCATTTGACCGTTTAGCCATTTGCGAACGTAATAGAATATAAAAGCGGCCTTATGAGCCGCATACATACCCAGCGCAAATAAATTACGCTGTAGTTTATCTCGGTAGGTTTTACTCTCAAAAGATACCTACTGTCTGCGACCTTTTAAATTTGTGGACCTGCTGGTTCGTTTTGGCTGGGTGTCAGACAAAAACGAAACCAACAGGCACTAATTATTTTAGCAAAATAAAAGATTTTGTCAACTTATCTCAAATATCTAACTTTATTCTCATTGTGCATGTCCAGAGTTTCGGCAAAATGAGTATTCCCTTCCAGGTCACTGAGATAATAAAAGTAATTGTTTGGAGTTGGATTAAGAGCCGCCTCTATTGTTTGACGGCCGGGGTTTGCTATGGGCGCGGGAGGCAGTCCTCTGTAAAGGTACGTATTATAAGGCGAATCTATAAGCTTATCGGCATTTGTAAGTTGCGGCGTATCCTTTCCTGTAATATACGCCAAGGTAGCGTCCACTTGCAGTGCCATGCCTATGTTTAGCCGATTGCGAATAACACCCGAAACAAGCTTCATATCCTCTTCTGTCTGCACCTCTCGCTCCAGCAGAGACGCTATAATTATGGTGTCGTAATCTATGTTCAGGTCTTCTGTTTTTACGGCAAAATTATTTAAAAATCTTCCAAGCACTACCTGTGGCGAGGAATTTATAGAAAATTCATAAGTATCAGGAAACAAAAACCCCTCTAAA
It contains:
- the mltG gene encoding endolytic transglycosylase MltG yields the protein MKVLKYFILSILALNLMTLGLFGMFAYDISKAHRIDAVVEVEQGMGLQDIAQVLKKENAIKNSTSFTLYALIEGKASSLKAGVYKFNSDLSVKDIAQRMEEGATHQFVRVTIPEGFRKEQIAARLESEGAIEDGEEFLNFVNMSTSKTVDLYDGVGFLNNIEADSLEGFLFPDTYEFSINSSPQVVLGRFLNNFAVKTEDLNIDYDTIIIASLLEREVQTEEDMKLVSGVIRNRLNIGMALQVDATLAYITGKDTPQLTNADKLIDSPYNTYLYRGLPPAPIANPGRQTIEAALNPTPNNYFYYLSDLEGNTHFAETLDMHNENKVRYLR